The segment GTAGCGGTTGTTACTGCTGTTCAATCTTCAACAAGTATCCAAGTTGTTGAATCAAACTACATGGGTCGTCGTTATATTGGTAACCACCGTGGTTGGTTTAATCCTACAACTACATCTGAAGGTGCAGTTTACTACATTTACCCTCCATATTAAGAAATTTTCAAATAGAGCGTGTGGATTTGCGCTCTATTTTTGTTTGAAAAATGAAGGAAAAAGGGTTAAAATAGTAAAGGTAGAAATATATAGGAGGCTGTCATGGCGTTTACTGACTTAAAATTGTTCGCTCTTTCGTCAAATCAGAAGTTAGCTGAACAGGTGTCGAAAAAAATAGGAATTCCTCTAGGAAAATCAAGTGTTCGTCAATTTTCAGATGGTGAGATTCAGGTAAATATTGAGGAATCCATTCGTGGAACTCACGTGTATATTCTTCAATCCACTAGCTCACCAGTTAATGATAATTTAATGGAGATTTTGATTATGGTCGATGCTCTTAAACGTGCATCTGCTGAATCAGTAAACGTTGTAATGCCTTACTATGGCTATGCACGTCAGGATCGTAAAGCTCGTGCTCGTGAGCCAATCACTTCAAAATTAGTTGCCAATATGTTACAAACAGCGGGAGTCAATCGTTTGTTGACAATTGATTTGCATGCTGCGCAGATTCAGGGATTCTTCGATATTCCTGTTGATCATTTGATGGGTGCTCCATTGATTGCGGATTATTTTGAGCGTCGTGGTATGGTAGGTGATGGCTATGTTGTTGTATCCCCTGACCATGGTGGTGTGACACGTGCCCGTAAGTTAGCACAGTTCTTGAAGACACCGATTGCTATTATTGATAAACGCCGTAGTGTTGATAAGATGAATACATCAGAAGTGATGAACATTATTGGCGATATTAAGGATAAAACTTGTATCTTGATTGATGATATGATTGATACTGCGGGTACCATCTGTCATGCAGCGGATGCTTTGGCAGATGCAGGGGCAACAGCTGTTTATGCTTCATGTACGCACCCAGTATTGTCAGGGCCTGCTATGGATAACATTAGTAAGTCAGCAATTAAGAAATTGGTTGTTCTTGATACAATTGAAATTGCAGAAGATCGCTTAATCGATAAAATCGAACATATTTCAACGGCAGAATTATTAGCGGAAGCGATTATTCGTATTCATGAAAAACGTCCTTTGTCACCTTTGTTTGAGGCGAGTCGTGTTAAATAGGTATGAGAAGAGTCAAATGACTCTTCTTTTTTACATTTATTTTCAAAATGTATTATAATAGTTTTATATGTTTTTGAGGTGGCAGAATGGATTTATTAAATCGTTTTAATAAGAATTTGAATCGGATTGAGGTTTCGATGATTCGTCAGTTTGATCAGTCTATTTCGGATGTTCCCGGGATTTTGAAACTGACCTTGGGAGAGCCTGATTTTACAACGCCTGATCATGTTAAAGAAGCGGCTAAGGCTGCTATCGATGCTAACAAGAGTTATTATACTGGAATGGCTGGTCTTTTGGAATTGCGTCAGACAGCAGCTGAGTTTGTGGCTGAAAAATATAATTTACACTACAATCCAGAAAATGAAATCCTCTCTACAATCGGTGCGACAGAAGCTCTGTCAGCGAGTTTAGTTGCTATTTTGGAGGCTGGGGATACAGTTCTTCTGCCTGCCCCTGCCTATCCTGGTTATGAACCGATTGTCAATATGGTGGGAGCAGATATCGTTGAAATCGATACGACGGCAAATGATTTTGTGTTGACACCTGAGATGTTGGAAGAGGCGATTATTGAGCAGGGGGATAAGCTAAAAGCTGTCATTCTCAACTATCCTGCCAATCCAACAGGTGTGACCTACTCACGTGAGCAGATTCAGGCTTTTGCGGATGTCTTGCGTAAGTATCCTGTCTTTGTCCTATCAGATGAGGTCTATGCGGAGTTGACTTACACTGGTCAGCCTCATACTTCGATTGCGGAGTTTTTGCCAGAACAGACCATTTTGATTCAGGGATTGTCCAAGTCTCATGCCATGACAGGTTGGCGGATTGGCTTGATTATGAGTCAGGCTCCCATCATCGCTCAAATTATCAAGAGCCATCAGTATCTTGTGACAGCGGCGTCAACTGCTATGCAGTATGGTGCGGTTGAGGCCTTGAAAAACGGTAAGGATGATGCTCTTCCGATGCGGGCGGAGTACGTCAAGCGTAGGGATTACATCATCGAGAAGATGACGGACTTGGGCTTTAAAATTATCAAGCCTGATGGAGCATTTTACATCTTTGCAAAAATTCCTGCGGGTTACAATCAAGATTCCTTTAGCTTCTTGCAAGACTTTGCGAGAAAGAAAGCGGTGGCCTTAATTCCGGGTGCGGCCTTTGGTCAATATGGTGAAGGCTATGTGCGAATTTCCTACGCAGCAAGTATGGAAAAGATTCAAACAGCCATGGCTCGTTTGAAGGAATATCTAGAAGAAAATGGAACGAATTGAAACGAGAGGCTTAGTCCTTTATAATCGGAATTTTCGAGAAGATGACAAGCTGGTCAAGATTTTTACAGAGAAGGCTGGCAAGCGAATGTTTTTCGTGAAACATGCCTCTAAGTCTAAGCTGGTTGCTGCTATTCAGCCCATGACCTATGCTGATTTTATCGTTAAAATCAACGATGATGGGCTGTCTTATATTGAGGATTTTCATCAGGTACAGCCATTTAAGAATATTAACGGTGATATTTTTAAGCTTAGCTATGCTACCTACATCTTAGCCTTGGCAG is part of the Streptococcus suis genome and harbors:
- a CDS encoding pyridoxal phosphate-dependent aminotransferase encodes the protein MDLLNRFNKNLNRIEVSMIRQFDQSISDVPGILKLTLGEPDFTTPDHVKEAAKAAIDANKSYYTGMAGLLELRQTAAEFVAEKYNLHYNPENEILSTIGATEALSASLVAILEAGDTVLLPAPAYPGYEPIVNMVGADIVEIDTTANDFVLTPEMLEEAIIEQGDKLKAVILNYPANPTGVTYSREQIQAFADVLRKYPVFVLSDEVYAELTYTGQPHTSIAEFLPEQTILIQGLSKSHAMTGWRIGLIMSQAPIIAQIIKSHQYLVTAASTAMQYGAVEALKNGKDDALPMRAEYVKRRDYIIEKMTDLGFKIIKPDGAFYIFAKIPAGYNQDSFSFLQDFARKKAVALIPGAAFGQYGEGYVRISYAASMEKIQTAMARLKEYLEENGTN
- a CDS encoding ribose-phosphate diphosphokinase; protein product: MAFTDLKLFALSSNQKLAEQVSKKIGIPLGKSSVRQFSDGEIQVNIEESIRGTHVYILQSTSSPVNDNLMEILIMVDALKRASAESVNVVMPYYGYARQDRKARAREPITSKLVANMLQTAGVNRLLTIDLHAAQIQGFFDIPVDHLMGAPLIADYFERRGMVGDGYVVVSPDHGGVTRARKLAQFLKTPIAIIDKRRSVDKMNTSEVMNIIGDIKDKTCILIDDMIDTAGTICHAADALADAGATAVYASCTHPVLSGPAMDNISKSAIKKLVVLDTIEIAEDRLIDKIEHISTAELLAEAIIRIHEKRPLSPLFEASRVK